In Buchananella sp. 14KM1171, the genomic stretch GCGAGAGTGAATCCAGGCTTTCTTCGGTAGGGGTAATCCTCCAACATTTTGGGGACGTGGGTTGGTGCCTGCCCTCAGGGGTGAAGTCGTGGGAGATGGCCCACCAGGTGACGCCTGGGCTGATGGTGTTGCAGGCGCGGATGATGGCCGGGAAATAGTCTGGATGGAGCGAAGACTCGTTCTCCTGGGCGATCACTGTGGCATCCGTCTCTTCCACCCATTTGGGGTTCAGGTGTTGGCTGTCGGTGAAGATGTGGTCGCGCAGTGCGCGAGCGTGATTAATGGTGTCTCGGTCCAATATTGTTGTTAGCATTATGGGTACCTGAACTTGATTTTTCTCTTAGTCGCGTATTGTATTTCTAGGGTTGCGTTTCCTTGGGTGCTGACTTGCCTGAGGTTGATTGTTGGCCCATTGGATATGTTGCAGATCTGCACTGCTGGGCCTTTGCTTATATCTATGGTCGTTTGGTGTCCGCGGGTTAGCTCTGTGAAATCCATTTCCGCTTGCCTGAGGCCGCCTTCTCGAAGAATAAGCTCCCGGCTCCTCGGTGCCGGGGTCGTAGTCTTCGGCCAGTTCTTGGTAGAACGCTCTCCTTTGCCTGGCCTCGGCAAGATCGTCTTGCGCGTTCCGGGCGGCATACAGTGCGGTCAATGATTGGGACTGAGCGAGGTCTAGAGCGCTGGCGTATGCCTCCAGTGCCTCGCCCGCGCCGCGGTAGCGGCCTTCGACCTGCCAGATGCCGTCCACCAGTTCGTCGCGCTGCTCCAGTAGTGCCGTGACTGATTGGGCACGGGTGGAGGCCCCAGCCTCCAGCGCACGCAAGGATTGGGCGCTCTGCTTGATCCGGTCAGCTACCTCGATGTAGTTCCTACCGCCTTGGCGGACAACGGCTGGGTCGCCCGGGACCGGGTCCCGCTCCCAACCCACCGCAGACCAATCACTCGGACGCTCTGACACGCACACCTCCTCGTGGTTCCATCGAGTTTCAATTAGAGCCTTCCCCGCTTGAACGGGGCAACCAGCCACCCCGCCGTGTGGAACCTGCGGAAACGCCAGGACGACTCACGCCTGTCGCTGCCGTCTTTTCCGAGCCGGTGCCGCCACGGTGCCGCCCCGCCGGTCGGCGCCTTTGTGCGACGTCGCTGCTTCGCTGCACCGGGGTGCTCTGCGCTAGTGCACGGTGCGCGCCTGCCGGATCAGGGTCCGTGGCGGCGCCACCAGCGCCCCCGCCGCGCGGCAGCGGGCGGACAGTGCCTTGTCCGCCGTCAGCACCACCACGTGGCGGCCCGGGGTGGCGGCCTCGTTTGCGGCGTGGGCGGCGATAGCGTCGTCCCCCTCGCCTGCCGCCAACTCCACCCGCAGATTTGCGCCGTAGGGCGAAGTCACCTCGCCGGGGAAGCCGGCAGGGCGTGCCTTGCCCTCCAACACCACCAGGATGTCCGGGTACCAATGCGCGCCGGGCAGCGAAAGCTCTTGGGCGGAGAACCCGTTCGAAAGTGCCCGCGCGCAATCCTCCAGCAGGCGGGCGGCCGCGCCGGCGCGGTCCTTCCACCAGCCGTCCGGGCGGGAACCGACCACGTTCGCCGCGTCCACGATCACCAGCGGCCGCACCACCATCGCCGCCAGCTCTCCGGCCACCTCCGCCAGCTGCGGCAGCACCAGCCCATCCTCCTGGCCCGGGCAGACGAACTCCACCACCTCCGACTCCCAGTCCTGGGCACCGATCGAGTCGACCGCCTGCGCGCGGCTCAACTCCGCCACGACAGTGGTGTAGGACCACGTTTGGTGGGCCGGCCCCGGGTGGGTGAGGCGGCGCCAGCCCCACACGCGCACCGCGTCGGGGGCCAGTCCCGTCTCTTCCGCCGCCTCTCGCAGCGCCGCGCTCACGGCGCTCTCGCCGTAGTCGCGCGCCCCGCCGGGCAGCCCCCACATGCGGCCCAGGTGCGTGCCAGGCGCGCGCAGCTGGCCCAGGTACTCGTGGGGCAGGGCGCTCCCAGCAGGCTCCGCGCGCTCCACGCTCGCCGCAGAGCCCGGGCCCGCCTCAGCCTCCTGCCCAGGCGCCTCGCGCCACAGGTAGAGCCCTGCGGCCCCCAGCAGCCCCCAGTGCCGCTTGCCGCACGCGCATTCCAGCCAGCCGTCTGCCCCGCGTTTCACCACGTAGCCAGCCTAGCCAGTTAGGCCGCCGGCGCGCCGGGGCTCGGAGCGCCTAAAAATCGCTTAGCCCTCCACCTCGCAGATCACCGCGCCCGCGCTGAGCTGGTCACCCACCTTGACGGTCAGCTCGCTGACTACTCCGGTGCGCGGCGCCTTGATGGGTTGCTCCATCTTCATCGCTTCGATGACCACCAGCACCTGGCCCTCCTGGACCTCGGCGCCGTTTGCCACCTCGACTCCGATCACGGTCGCCTGCATGGGGCAGGTGACGGCGCCGGGGGAGGCCGGTCCGCGCCTGGAGCCGCGCGAGGGACGCGCCGTGCGCGTCTTGACAGGGCCGGTGGCGGCCGGGCGGGGGGAGAGCAGCGCGGCCGGCAGGATGACCTCTAGGCGCTTGCCGCCCACCTCCACCACCACGCGCTCGGTGGGGGCGTCGTCCTCCACTCCCGCGCTCGCCTCGGTGTCTGAGAGGGAGTCCATCAGGTTCAGGTTGCCCGCGTCGATCCAGGTTGTGTCCACCTCCAGCCCCTCGGTGCCCACGAAGGCCGGGTGCTCCAGGATGGCGCGGTGGAAGGAGAGCGTGGTGGAAAGGCCGGTCACGCTCATCTCGCCAACCGCGCGGCGGGCGCGGGCCAGGCAGGACTGGCGGTCGTGGCCCCACACGATCACCTTGGCCACCAGGGAGTCGAACATGCCGGAGAGCTCGTCGCCCTGCGCGATGCCTGCGTCCACGCGCACGCCCGGGCCGCCGGGCCAGACGATCTCGGTGGCGCGCCCCGGGGTGGGTAGGAAGCCGCGCGCCGGGTCCTCTGCGTTGATGCGCATCTCGATGGAGTGGCCGCGCACCTCCGCCCGCTCGTAGCCCAGCTTCTCCCCGGCGGCCAGGCGGATCTGCTCGCGCACCAGGTCGATGCCGGTGACCTCCTCGGAGACTGGGTGCTCCACCTGCAGGCGCGTGTTGACCTCCAGGAAGCTGACCAGCCCGTCGGCGGCCACCAGGAACTCGCACGTCCCGGCCCCCACGTAGCCGGCGTGGCGCAGGATGGCGCGGGAGGACTCGTAGATCACGCGCTCCTGTTCCTCGGTGAGGAACGGGGCGGGGGCCTCCTCCAGTAGCTTCTGGTGGCGGCGCTGCAGCGAGCAGTCGCGGGTGGAGACCACGGCCACGTTGCCGTAGGCGTCGGCCAGGCACTGGGTCTCCACGTGGCGGGGCCGCTCCAGGTAGCGCTCCACGAAGCACTCGCCGCGCCCGAACGCGCCGATGGCCTCGCGGGAGGCGGACTCGAATGCCTCCACCACCTCCTCGCGCTTGCGGGCCACGCGCAGGCCGCGCCCGCCCCCACCGAAGGCCGCCTTGATGGCCACGGGCAGGCCGTGCTGGTCCACGAAGTCCAGCACCTCCTGGCCGTCAGCCACCGGGCCGGGGGTGCCGGGGGCCAGCGGGGCGCCCACCTCCGCCGCGATGCGGCGGGCGGTGACCTTGTCTCCCAGTGCCTCGATCGCCTCCGGCGGCGGGCCGATCCAGGTCAGCCCGGCCGCGATGACGGCGCGCGCGAAGTCCGCGTTCTCCGCCAGGAAGCCGTAGCCGGGGTGGACGGCCTGGGCACCGGAGCGCTCGGCCACCTCCAGGATGGCGGGGATGTTCAGGTAGGTGTCTGCCGCCCTGGCCCCGGGCAGGGCGTAGGCCTCGTCCACCACGCGGGTGTGGAGGGCATCGCGGTCGCCGGAGGCGTACACGCCGATGGAGCGGATACCGGAGTCCTTGCAGGCGCGCGCGACGCGCACCGCGATTTCGCCACGGTTGGCGATGAGGACGGAGGTGGGCAGCACAGTCATGGGCTCAACCTAACCGGCCTTTGGAGGATAGGCACAACCTTCGCGGCGTGGTGCCCGGCGATTCTCGTGCGACTACAACGATTCTTCCGGCTGACGCAAGGACTTCCACAAAGCGGGCCAGCCCACGCCTACCTCGAGCAGGAGCAGGCGCAGCAGCGGCAGGGAAATGCCCACCACGCCGTGGTGATCGCCCTCGATTCCGGTCACGAACGGGCCGCCCAGCCCGTCGATCGTGAACGCCCCGGCCACGTGCAGCGGCTCGCCGCTATCCACGTACGCCTCGATCTCAGCCTCGGTGAGTGTGGCGAAGTGGACGGTGGTAGCCGACGTCCCGCCCGCGCCCCTCACGGGTGCGCCGCCCTCCGTGGCGGCGGGTCCGGTCAGGCCGGTGGGGTAGAAGTGGACGCTGTGCCCGGTGTGGAGTACCCCGCTGCCGCCGGAGAGGGCGCGCAGGCGCGCGCGGGCATCGCTCGCGTCTGCGGGCTTTCCCACGACCTTCCCGCCGATTTCCAGCATGGAGTCGCAGCCGACCACGATGGTGGGAGCCGCGAGGTCCAGGCCCGCAGGCGCGCCCGGCACCGGCGCGGAGCCCGCCCGGTCTACGCCGTCCGCCCGCAGGCGGGCGAGCACGTCGGCGGCCTTGGCCTCTGCCAGGGCCTGCACCTGCACGCCCGGCCCGGCGGCCGGCTGCTCGGCCAGCAGCCGGGCGAGCACCGCGTCCTCGTCCACGTCGCTGACGCGCACCAGCGGCGCCACCCCGGCGCCGCGCAGCGTGGCCAGCCGCGCCGGGGAGGCGGAGGCCAGCACGAACTGCACCGGCTCCTCCCACAGCCCGGCGGGCGGGGGCAACAGGCTCACTGCAGAGCCTCGCGCAGCACGTCCAGCCCCACCCCGCCCAGGGCGAGCGCCCGGGAGTGGAAGCCCTTCAGATCAAAGCCGGCGCCTTCGCGCTGCTGGCACTGCTCGCGCAGCTCCAGCCACAGGCGCTCGCCGAGCTTGTAGGACGGCGCCTGCCCCGGGAAGCCCAGGTAGCGGTCCAGTTCGAAGCGCAAGAAGGCGTCCGCCATCGCCACGTTGTGGCGCAGGAAGGCCCACGCCACGTCCGCGTCCCACACCTTGCCCACGCCGCCCGGCATGAGCCCGGCCTTCTCCAGGCTCGGGTCCACGTCCAGGCCCAGGTGGACGCCGGTGTCCAGCACCACGCGGGCGGCGCGCAGCCGCTGGGAGTCCAGCATGCCGAAGTAGTCGCCCGGGTCGGACAGGAAGCCGAGCTCCTCCATGAGCCGCTCGGCGTAGAGCGCCCAGCCCTCGCCGTGCCCGGAGACCCAGCAGACCAGGCGGCGCCAGCTGTTGAGCTGGTCGCCCAGCGCCACGGCGGTGCCGAGCTGGAGGTGGTGACCGGGTACGCCCTCGTGGTAGACCGTGGTCTTCTCCTGCCACGTCACGAAGGTCTCCTCACCCGGGGGAACGGACCACCACATGGCACCCGGGCGGGAGAAGTCCGCCGACGGCGGCGTGTAGTAGATCCCGCCCGTCCCGGAGGCCGCGATGCGGCACTCCAGGCGGTGCAGCTGCTCGGGAATGTCAAAGTGCGTCCCGTTCAGGGCCGCGATGGAGGCGTCGGAGACCTGCTGCATCCACTCCTGCAACGCCTTGGTGCCGTGCAGCTGGCGCGCCGGGTCGTTGTTTAGACGCTCGATGGTCTGCGCCACGCTGGCGCCCGGGAACAGCAACCGGGCCACCCGCTGCTGCTCGGCGTCGATGCGGGCCAGCTCCTCGATGCCCCACGCGTGGGCCTCGCGGGCGTCCACGTCCGCGCCCAGGAAGGTGCGCAGCGCCAACCGGTAGGCCTCCTCACCAACCCCGTCGCGCTCGCGCGCGGCCGGCAACAAGTCGGCAAGATCTGCGGCCAGCTGGGCGAAGCCGCCCCGCGCCACCTCGATCCCGTCCAGCAGCTCCTGAGCAGCCGCCCCCTCCAGCCTGCCGGCCAGCGGCTCCAGCGCCTTGAACGACGACGCCTCGCCGGCCGCCTCCTGGGCCTGCTTGATGCACTTTTCCACCTGCCGGCGAGCGCAAAGCGTCCCGGCAGCCGCGCGCTCGCGCAGCGCCTCGGTGTAGGTGGCCAGGGCGGCGGGCACACCGTGCAGGCGCCGGGCGATCACCGCGGCGTCGTCGGCGCTCTCCTGCGGCATCACCTCAAAAACGTCCCGGATCGACTGCAGCGGGCTGTTCAGCACGTTCAGGTCGCCGTGGGCCCAGCCGGCCGCGTGGCGGTCCAGGTCCACGCCCAGGCGCTCGCGCATGGCGGCAACCGTCACGCGGTCCACGTCGTCCACCGGCTCCACCCCATCCAGGCGCGCCAGGGCCTGTCGGGCCAGGTCGGCGAGCGCCTGCTGGCCGGCGGGGGAGAAGTCGTCCCACTGGTCGTCGTACCCGGGCAAGCCGATCTCGGTGGCCAAGGTGGGGGAGAGGGGCAGGAGCGAGGCGAGGTAGTCCTCTGCGATCGCGTCGATGGCGGTGGCGGGGCGCGGTGAAGTCATGCCCCTAACGATATGCCCTGCCACCAACATCCCAGGTAGGCGCGGTGAGCCGCCGAAATTCGCCGCGCGCCCACCAGCCCCGTCAGCGGTCGGTCAACCGCCAACCCCGCGCGCCGGTCAGTCCACCCGCCCCGCGAGTGACGCGGTCCCGGTCGCTCCACGCCGACGGGCGCACCGAGGCGTCCGCCGGTGGAGCGTCGTCCACCGCCGCCTGCAAGGCCGTGATGGAGGCGACCACCGCCGCCAGCTCCGCCTCGCTCGGCGCCCCACGCACCACCCGCAGCGCGTTCACAGCGGAATGTTCCCGTGCCGGCGCACCGGGGAGGCCACGCGCTTGGTCTCCAGCGCCCGCAGCGCCGCCACCAGCTGGGCGCGCGTCTGGCTCGGCTTGATCACCGCGTCCACGAACCCACGCCGGGCAGCCTCCCACGGGGAAACCAGCTTCTCCTCGTAGGCCTCGATCAGCTCGGAGCGGCGGGCGGCAGCGTCGTCGGCAGAAAACGAAGCCAACTCGCGGCGGTGCAGGATGTTCACCGCACCGGAGGCCCCCATCACCGCCACCTGCGCCGTGGGCCAAGCCAGGTTGATGTCAGCCCCCAGCTTCTTAGACCCCATCACGATGTAGGCGCCACCGTAGGCCTTGCGCGTGATCGTGGTGATGAGCGGAACGGTGGCCTCCGCGTAGGCGTAGATCAGCTTCGCGCCACGGCGAATGATGCCGTCCCACTCCTGGGAGGTGCCCGGCAGGAAGCCCGGCACGTCAACGAAGGTCAGCACCGGCAGGTTGAACGCGTCGCACAGGCGCACAAAGCGCGCCGCCTTCTCAGAAGCCGCGATGTCCAGCGCGCCGGCCATCACCATCGGCTGGTTGGCCACGATGCCCACGCTGCGGCCGTCCACGCGCGCGAAAGCCGTGATCACGTTGCCCGCGTAGGCCGGCATTACCTCCAGGAAGGAGCCGCCGTCCGCGATCGCCTCCAGCACCTCGGTCATGTCGTAGGGCTGGTTGGAGGAGGCCGGCACCAGGCTGTCCAAGTCCACCTCGCCCGGCTCCTCCGGCTGAGTCAGCGGCGGCTCGCTCAGCGTGTTCTCCGGCAGGTAGGACAGCAGCTCGCGCACGTACTCGAAGGCGTCGTCCTCGTCGTGGGCGGCGTAGTGGGCCACGCCGCTGCGTTGGGCGTGGGCGCGTGCCCCGCCCAGCTCCTCCAGACCCACGTCCTCGCCGGTGACCGCCCGGATCACCTCCGGGCCAGTGATGAACATCTGGGAGGTGCCCTCCACCATCACCGTGAAGTCCGTCAGCGCCGGGGAGTAGACCGCCCCGCCCGCGCACGGCCCCAGGATCACCGAGATCTGCGGGATCACGCCGGAGGCCGCCACGTTGCGACGGAAGATCTCCGCGAACTGCGTCAGGGCGCCGATTCCCTCCTGGATGCGGGCGCCACCGCCGTCGTTCAGGCCGATCATCGGCACGCCCGTGCGCACCGCCAGGTCCATCACCTTGGTGATCTTCTGCCCGTGCGCCTCGCCCAGCGAGCCGCCAAACGCCGTGAAGTCCTGCGAATAGACGCACACCCTGCGCCCGTCGATCGTGCCGTAGCCCGTGATCACGCCGTCGCCCGGCAGGGTCTTGGCGTCCATGCCGAAGTCGTGGCAGTTGTGCTCCACGAACGCGTCCAGCTCCACAAAGCTGCCCTCGTCCAGCAGGGCCTCGACGCGCTCGCGGGCGCTGCGGCGGCCCTTGGCGTGCTGCTTGGTGGCCGCGCTGCGCTCGTGGGCGGCGATGGCGGCGGCGCGCGCGTCCAGCTGCTGCGCCGGGGAGAGGTGGGTTCCTTCAGTCACCCGTCCACCGTAACCGGCCCGGCGCCTAATTTCAGTAATGACGACGTTGCCTCCTGCCGCGCCGCCTTTGGAGCTTTCCTCTAAAGCGGCCCGGGGGACGACGCTCCGCCCGCCGCCCCCAGGCGCCGGCACGAAATGTTGGTGGTCGTGCATATGGTGGAGGCATGAGCGAACCGGTGCTGGTGGAGGTAGAGGAATGCGCATCCACGCAGGAGCTTGCCCTGGCGCTCTACCGTGCCGGGCACCTGCCCCTGTGGGGCGGGGTGCTGACCCGCAGGCAGAGCGCGGGCAGGGGCAGGCGCGGGCGGCAGTGGGCGCTGGCGCCGGGCAGCCTGGCCCTGACGGTGGTGTTGCCCGCACCTTGTGCCGCCTCGGGGCAGTGGCCAGGAACGGGCGGGGAGCCTGGGCTGGTGCCGCTGCGCGTGGCCCTGGCGGTGCTGGATGCCTGCGGCTGTGAGGCGCTGGAGTTGAAGTGGCCCAACGACATCGTGGTGACGCTGCCCGTCCTCAGCGACGCCGAATCGCTGCCGGGCGGGGGCGCGCCTCGGGAACGCGAGGCGGGCCATGGGCTAGTTGGGCACCTGCCCGGGTGGGGCGCGCTGCGCAAGCTGGGCGGCATCCTCTGCGAGGTGAACCAGGCGCCCGCCGGAAGCGGCGCCGGGGATGCGCTGGCCGGCGGCGCCGGGGGCGCCGGCGCCGGGCCGGGCGGCGAGGTTGAGGATGGGACTGGTGGCGCCGGGACCGGGCCAGGGGCAGCAGGAGACGTGGTGCTGGCGGGAATCGGGATAAACCTGGCCCCGTTTGCGCCCCAGGCCCCGCAGGGCGGTGGTGCCCCGCCCGGGCAGGAGGCTGGCGGGGAGGGAAGCGAGCAGGGAGCCCCGGCCGCCTGGGCTATGAGTGCCGCCGGGGCGGCGCGCGCGCTGGGTGACCACCAGCTGGAACGGCTCTCCCGGCAGGAGCCGGCCGAGCTGGCCAGGCGCATCCTGCATCACCTGCCCGCAACTCTCGCGCTGCCGGCCCGCGAGGTGCGCGAACGCTACCAAGACAGGTGCGCCACCGTCGGGCACCGGGTGCAGGTGACCCTGGCGGCCTCCGGCGAGCCGGGCCCGGCCGACCTGGCCGGCACCGCCACCGGCATCGCCGAGAGCGGCGCCCTGCTGGTGGCGACGCGAGACGGGCTAAAGGAGGTGGTGGCGGGCGACGTCTCGGTGCGGTGCGGCTGAGCGTCGTGCATCCACGGCCACCCGCAGGGCGGTAGGGGCGGCAGAAGGTGACGGGAATCGCCCTGTAGGAGTAGCGTAGGGCTAGTGAATAGTGAGGCAGGCAACAGCGCGGCGATGAGTGGGGTGACCCCTCAGCTGCCTGAGCCTCAGCCGCACCGGTGCTCCTGCGCCAATTCCGGCGCCGGATCGAACCCGGAGCAGGGCGCTCCGGGCAAGCAGCCCGCCCTCACCATCGAGCGCTACGCCCAAAAGCTAGTGGGCGAGACCCCGCTGACCATGTCGGAGTTCGCCCGGGCGGCGGGTGCCACCCGGGAGCAGGCCGAGGAGTTCTGGCGCGGGATCGGGCAGGTGGTCTCCCACACCGAAACCCCCCAGTTCGGTCTCCAGGACGTCCACGCGCTTCGCACCTACCGCTCCCTGATCTCCACGGGCAAAGTGGATGCCGAGACCGCCCGCACGCTACTGCGCGCTTCACAGACCACCGACCGGTTGGCGCTCTGGCAGGTAGAGGCCTACGTGGACGACGTCATTCGGCGCGAAGGACTGGACGACACCACCGCCAGGATCGTCGCCCTGGACCGGCTCGAGGACTTCCTGGCCGCGTTCGAGGAACAACTGGTCTACACCTGGCGCCGCCAGATGCTCGCCCTGCTCACCCGCATGGACGCCGACTACGCCCAGGCAGGCCTGGCGGAGGCCGACGAAATGTCCTACCCGCTGCAGCGCACCCTCGGGTTCGTGGACATGGCCGGCTTCTCCCGCCACTCTGCGCGCATCGGCTCCGCCGCCCTAGCCGAGCTGATCTCCAAGTTCGAGGGAGTGGTAAGAGACGTCATCTCCGAACTGGGCGGGCGCGTGGTCAAGACGATCGGGGACGCCGTCCTCTTCATCGCCGACGACCTGCAGACCGGCACCGAGGTGGCAGTCACCCTCGCCGAGCGCCTGGCCGCCACCCCGAACCTGCTGCCCGTGCGTGCCTCCGTGGTGGAAGGCGGGGTGGTCTCCCGGTTCGGCGACGTCTTTGGGCCCACCGTCAACCTGGCCTCCCGTCTGGTCAACGAGTCCCAGCCCGGCCAGCTGCTCACCGACTCCGGCACAGCGGCTGCCATCGCAACCAAATGCGCCCCCGGGAGTTACCGGTTGGACCAGATCGGGGAGGTCGATCTGCGCGGAATCGGGCCCACCGTGCTAGTCGATCTCAAGCGCGGCTAAAGGGGCCGCACCCAATAGGGCTAAAGTCCATATCGCGGCCGCCCTTTGGGAGCGCTTTGTCAACCTTTGGCGTAAGCTGACCGCGTGACTACCGTACTCCTGGTTGAAGACGACCCCGCTATTGCCGAGCCCCTTGCCCGCGCGCTGGGCCGAGAGGGGTATGAGGTTCGCCCCCACGGAACTGGCCGTGGAGCGATCGAGAACTCCGCCGGTGTTGACCTGGTGGTTTTGGACCTGGGACTGCCGGACATGGACGGCCTGGACGTGGCGCGCCACCTGCGCTCCCAGGGATCCACGGTGCCGATCCTGATTCTCACCGCCCGCACCGACGAAGTGGACATGGTGGTGGGCCTGGACGCGGGCGCCGACGACTACGTCACCAAGCCCTTCCGCCTGGCGGAGCTCCTGGCCCGCGTCCGGGCGCTGCTGCGCCGCGTGGGCGGGGACATCACCGACGAGGACGAACTGAAGGCCCAGGACGTCCGCGTCGACGTGGCCGCACACCGCGCCTTCCAGGGCAACCGCGAGCTGCACCTGACCGCCAAGGAGTTCGAGCTCCTGCGGGTCCTGGTGCGTGACGCCGGTGCCGTCATCGAGCGCGACGAGATCATGCGCGAGGTGTGGGGCTCCGACCCGACCGGCTCCACCAAGACCCTGGACATGCACGTCTCCTGGCTGCGCCGCAAGCTGGGCGACGACGCCGCCAACCCCCACTACATCACCACGGTGCGCGGACTGGGCTTCCGGTTCGAAACCTCCGGCCGCGTGAACTGAGGTGCGGCGCCGCGCGATCCGCATGACCGTCACCGCGGTCCTGGTGGCGGTGCTGATCCTGGGGATCCCTGCGGCCGTGCTCGGCGTGATGCAGTCCTGGCGCAGCGAGATCGCTGAGCTCGACGTGCGCGTGGAGAGCCTGGCGCTGGTGGTGTCTCGCTCCATCGACGCGGGCCGGGACGTGGACCCGGAGATGCTCGACCTGAGGGCGGGCGGCGAGACCACCACGCTGGCGGAGTCCTACGTGCTCATGCCCAGCGGGTATCGCGTCGAGTCGACCGTGCGCATCGACGCGCCCCTGATCACCCGCACCCACCGCACCCCCAACGGGGCGACCGTGGGCATGTCCATCGCCGCCACCTCCCCCCTTCCCGGGGCGCTGAAGGTGATCGGCCTGGTGGGGCTGGGAATCGCCACCGCCTTCGTGGTTGGGCTGGCGGTGGCGTTGCGGCAGGCCCGCAAGATATCCGCCCCCCTCATCTACCTGGCCGCAGAGGCCGAACAGATCGGCTCCGGCCAGGTCCGCCCTCAGCTGCGCACATCCGGCATCGAGGAGATCGACCTGGTCCAGGCCGAGCTGGTGCGTTCCGCCGAGCGCGTGGCCGGCCGAATCGCTGCCGAACGCCAGTTCGCTGCGGACGCCTCCCACCAACTGCGCACCCCCCTGACTGCCCTGTCGATGCGGCTAGAGGAGATCGAGCTGGTCTCCACCGAGCCCGAGGTGCAGGAGGAGGCCAGGCTCTGCCTGGAACAGGTAGAGCGCCTCACCGGCGTGGTCAGCGAGCTGCTGGCCACCTCGCGGCAGAAGGCCGGCGGCACCACCGAGGCCATCCACCTCAGCGACGTGTTCGAGCAGCAGGAACGGGAGTGGGGCGGGCCCTTCGCGGCCGCCGGCCGGGAGTTGAAGTTCTCCGACGAGCTGGCACTGCCCGTGCTCGCCTCCCCGGGCACGATCGGCCAGGCCATCGCCACCCTGGTGGAAAACTCGTTGAAGTACGGCGCGGGCACCACCACCGTCTCCACCCGCCGGGCCTCCTCCCAGCGCGGCCTCTACATCGACGTCACCGACGAGGGGCAGGGCGTGGCCGACGACGAGGCCGACCGCATCTTCGACAAGCACGTCTCCTTC encodes the following:
- a CDS encoding adenylate/guanylate cyclase domain-containing protein, coding for MNSEAGNSAAMSGVTPQLPEPQPHRCSCANSGAGSNPEQGAPGKQPALTIERYAQKLVGETPLTMSEFARAAGATREQAEEFWRGIGQVVSHTETPQFGLQDVHALRTYRSLISTGKVDAETARTLLRASQTTDRLALWQVEAYVDDVIRREGLDDTTARIVALDRLEDFLAAFEEQLVYTWRRQMLALLTRMDADYAQAGLAEADEMSYPLQRTLGFVDMAGFSRHSARIGSAALAELISKFEGVVRDVISELGGRVVKTIGDAVLFIADDLQTGTEVAVTLAERLAATPNLLPVRASVVEGGVVSRFGDVFGPTVNLASRLVNESQPGQLLTDSGTAAAIATKCAPGSYRLDQIGEVDLRGIGPTVLVDLKRG
- a CDS encoding response regulator transcription factor; its protein translation is MTTVLLVEDDPAIAEPLARALGREGYEVRPHGTGRGAIENSAGVDLVVLDLGLPDMDGLDVARHLRSQGSTVPILILTARTDEVDMVVGLDAGADDYVTKPFRLAELLARVRALLRRVGGDITDEDELKAQDVRVDVAAHRAFQGNRELHLTAKEFELLRVLVRDAGAVIERDEIMREVWGSDPTGSTKTLDMHVSWLRRKLGDDAANPHYITTVRGLGFRFETSGRVN
- a CDS encoding sensor histidine kinase → MTVTAVLVAVLILGIPAAVLGVMQSWRSEIAELDVRVESLALVVSRSIDAGRDVDPEMLDLRAGGETTTLAESYVLMPSGYRVESTVRIDAPLITRTHRTPNGATVGMSIAATSPLPGALKVIGLVGLGIATAFVVGLAVALRQARKISAPLIYLAAEAEQIGSGQVRPQLRTSGIEEIDLVQAELVRSAERVAGRIAAERQFAADASHQLRTPLTALSMRLEEIELVSTEPEVQEEARLCLEQVERLTGVVSELLATSRQKAGGTTEAIHLSDVFEQQEREWGGPFAAAGRELKFSDELALPVLASPGTIGQAIATLVENSLKYGAGTTTVSTRRASSQRGLYIDVTDEGQGVADDEADRIFDKHVSFRGGTGIGLAVARDLIAADGGRLELSQRRPPVFSVYLNTVPKALDPDVVMPRGALVSVARRRRR